GGGTCCTGCGCCGGCACAGGGAGTCTCAGAAGGGCCTGGCTAACCTGGTCGTGGACCCCGTCATGGTGTCGAAGAGCGGCCACGCCCTGCTCGAGCGGGAGGCCTGCACGGCGCTCAGGTCGGACCTGCTGCCGCTGGCGATGGTCGTGACGCCGAACCTGTTCGAGGCGGAGGTGCTGACGGGGGAGAGGGTCGGGGACATGGATGAGATGAGGCGGGCTGCCGCCCTCATTCACGGAATGGGCCCGCGATACGTGGTCGTCAAGGGCGGCCACCTCGGGGGACCCGCGGTCGACCTCATGTTCGATGGCAACGGATTCGTGGAGTTCAGGCACGACAGGATCGAAACCAGGAACACTCACGGCACGGGGTGCACCTACTCTGCCGCGATCGCCGCGTTCCTCGCCCGCGGGCTCGAGCCCGTCGAGGCGGTGAGAGAGGCAAAGGAGTACGTCACGGCCGCCATACGCGGCGCGCTCGACATAGGCGGGGGTCACGGGCCGACGAACCACATGGCGTGGAAGGAATGGGGGAGAGGGCCGTGCCGCTGAATCCCGCCGAGACGTGCGCTAAACTGCTCAATGACGTTCGTAGCGCCAGGCCGCTCGTCCATAACATCACCAACTGGGTCGTGACCAACATCACCGCGAACGTGACCCTTGCGGTGGGGGCGTCACCCGTCATGGCGCATGCCGTGGAAGAAGCAGCCGACATGGTACGCTGTGCGAATGCGCTCGTCCTGAATATCGGCACTCTTACCCCGGACATCGTCCGGGCGATGGTCTCCGCAGGTAAACAGGCCAATTCGCTGGGCATTCCCGTCGTCCTGGACCCCGTGGGGGTGGGCGCCACCCCACTCAGGACGGACAGCGCGAGACGCATCCTTGGGGAGGTAAGGGTGTCCATCCTCAGGGGCAACGCGGCCGAGATAGGGATACTCGGTGGTCTGGGCGGCGAGATAAAAGGGGTGGACTCCTGCGGGGGCACGGCGGACCCCGAGATCCTGGCGTCCACAGTGGCGAAGGCATTCGGGTGCGTGACGGCGGTGACGGGCCCGACCGACTTTGTGAGCGACGGCCGGCGCCTGGCCAGGGTGGACAACGGACACAGCCTTCTGACCTGCGTTACCGGCACCGGTTGCATGGCGACGTCGGTCACCGGTGCATTCGCAGCTGTCACCGGCGATTACCTGTGGGCGGCGACCGCGGCTCTCGCGTGCTACGGCCTGGCGGCGGAAATAGCCGCGTCGGAGTGCGCCGGCCCCGGAAGCTTCCAGGTTGCGCTGATAGACAGCATCTACAACCTCACGCCCGCGCTGGTGTGCCGAAGGGCGCGTGTCACAGTGAGCGATTGAAGGGTGGGTACAGGCATGATGAAATCCGGCGCGGTTCGTGGTAAGAGTGGCGGAGACCGGCTGGAGAGACTGGCGCGTTTTCTTCCGCTTTACGTAATCACCGACAGGGACCTGTCCTGCGGCCGGCCGGAGCAGGACGTGGTGCGCGAGGCCATCGACGGCGGGGCGACGGCAATCCAGCTCAGGGGCAAGAAGATGAGCGGTCTCGAGATGTACAGGATGGCTGTTGCGTTAAGAGACATAACGGCTCGACACGGCGTGCTGTTCATAGTTAACGACAGGCTCGACGTGGCGCTCGCTACAGAGGCGGACGGTGTGCACCTCGGGCAAGAGGACATCCCTGCGCGTTGCGCGCTGGAGGTCATGGACCGTTACGCTCGGGCGGGGCGCCTCGCGCCGGGGGCGTGGCCCGGGCGGATGGTGCTGGGCATATCGGTGGAAAACGTGGCGCAGGCGGTTGCAGCGGAGAACTATGGGGCGGACTACCTCGGGGCGGGCCCCGCGTGGGCCACCACGACCAAGACAGACGCCGTCGCGCCCATAGGCCCTGAGGGGATTAAGACGATATGCTCCAGTGTCCGGATACCGGTCGTGGCGATTGGGGGCATCTCTCACGCCAATGCAGGCCGGCTGGCCACAACGGGGATCGCAGGAGTCGCGGTGGTATCCGCCGTGGTATCTGCAGCCGACGTGCGCGGAGCGGCAAGGTCGCTGTACGAAGTCGTTTCTGCCGCGCCTCCGTGGCGCGCGATCCCCCCGGGGGGTGAAGCGGGTTGAGAGTCGGCGAGATAGGCGAGTTCGGGCTGATCGACAGGTGGATGAGATCGATCCGGCCCGACGGCCGCAACGCGATAGTCGGCATCGGCGACGACGCTGCCGTCCTGGAATTCCCGCCCGGCAGGGTGCTCGTGGCGACCTGCGACATGATGGTCGAAGGTGTCCACTTCATTCTGCCCGTCATTTCGCCGGAACAGCTCGGCATCAAGGCGATGGCCATGAACCTGAGCGACCTCGCGGCCATGAACGCGCGCCCGCTGTACGCGCTCGTCTCGGTGGGGTTGAAGCACGACCTCGAGGTCGAATTCGTGGACAGGCTGTACAAGGGGCTGACGGAGACAGCCCTGCGCCACGGCTGCCAGATCGTCGGTGGGGACACCGTGAACTCCCCCCTTGCTTTCATGGTGGACGTGTTCCTGATGGGCGACGCTGAGCGTGGGAAGACCACGCTCAGGTCCGGCGCACGGCCGGGAGACCTGATCATGGTAACGGGGACCGTAGGCGGGTCGGCCGCAGGCCTGGATCTTCTGCTCGCCGCCAACGCCCGCGGGGCGCAGCCGGCGGGCGAGGTGGGGACTACGAACGCGCTGGCAGGAATCTCACACGGGGCGTACAGTGAAGTCGTCACGGCCCACCTCGAGCCAAGGCCGAGACTCCCGGAGTCGCGGGCGATATCGGCCGCCGGTGGGGCAAGCGCGGCCATCGACATAAGTGACGGCCTGGCGAATGAGGTCAACCACCTGGCGCGGTTGAGCGGCGTGGAAATGGTCGTGGACGCGTCGAGCATCCCCCTGGGCGACGCCACGCGCGAGGTCGCGCGGGCGATGGGGAAAGACCCCCTGGACTACGCGCTCTTCGGTGGCGAGGATTACGAATTGTGCTTCACGGTTCGCCCGGAACTCGTGGAGAAAGTGATGAGGAGCGTGCGCGATGAGACGGGGACGCCTGTCAGCGTGATCGGGCGGGTATTCGAAGGGCGAGGGGCCTGGATAATCAGGAACGGGCGACGCGAAACCCTCGGGGCGCGGGCGTACGACCATTTCAGGAGTACAACCGGCCCTCGCGGGGAAGGATGACTGTCGCCGGAAGAGAATCGCTCAACTCAGGCGGCCGGAGGGGCGTTGGCCACCGGCGCCGCGCGCGGAGCGCGGGGAAGGTCCAGACAAGGGGGGCTTGGCCTTGCAGGTTTCCCGCAGACCCGAGCAAAAGCTGGTTCCCCCCGAGATCGAACACAATAGAAGATGCTCGTGCCCACCGAACCACTTGAGCTGCATCTCGGCCAGGGAATGGATGAAAGCCCAGGTCGGTGTATGGCAGTTTACGTACGAGAGGCGGGACGTCCGCGACAAATCCGTCCATCCCGCAACGTTCCCAATATCGCTTGCGCGACGGTGTATAGACCTGTTCACCCACCGGGGGGAGCTCGTCCTCGACCCGTTCGTCGGCTCCGGCACCACGCTCGTGGCTGCCAGGGACGCGGGGCGCAACGCGGTCGGGATAGACCTGAATCCGGGCTATGTGGATCTGTGCTGCAGGCGCCTCGCGGCTGAGCCCGCGAGCGGTGACTGCCGGCAGGTGGCGGTCTGCGCCGATGCGAGGGACACCGCCCTGTACGTGCGCCCATCTACGGTTGCGCTGCTGCTCACTTCACCCCCGTACGCCAATCTCCTGAACCGGAGGCGGAGGAACAAGAGCCGCCGCGGGGACCTCCGGAAGAACACGCAGTACGGCAGGGTCGAGCAGTACAGCCAGGATCCCAGGGACCTCGGGACCCTGGGAATCGAGGACTACTCCACCGCCATATCGGCTATATTCGGGGCGATGCTTCCCCTGCTGAAGCCCAGGGCGCATTGCGTCGTCAACGTCCCCGACATATGGTGGGAGAACACGCGCGTGACGGTTCACGTCTCGCTGATCAACTGCCTGCGCGACGTGGGTTATGAATTGCGCAACGTAATCATCTGGGACCGGACGAACATCGTCAACAGGATCGGCATTTTCGGCTGGCCAAGCAACTACATCACGATGGGCGTGACGTTCGAATACCTGCTCGACTTCTGGAAGACGGGCTGAGCGCGCTGGCGCCGCCGGTTATTACAGGGTCACCGCCCCCACCTTCACGGTCTTTATGCCCTCGAGCTCCCGCTTGATCTCGGCAATCTCGTTCCTGTGGCACTCCATCACCAGCGTGATTATGCCCTTCTCCCTGTCAGGGCTGGGCGTGCCGGACCTCATCAATATCGACTGGCCGTGCCTGGTGAGCACCTGTTGTACCTGTGGGGCGAACTCGCCGCGCTCATCCACTAGAATCCCGAGTACCGATATGGTCTTGTCCACATACTCTCCTCCTCGCGTTCACGGTCGGTTTAGAGTATGGAGGGTCCGGAGGAAACATGCGGGGTGGAGTTGAAGTCTAGGTGTGGATGTGGAAGGCAAGAGTTCAGGGGTTGCGATGATGAAAGAGCTGTTGTGGCTTGCGGCCGGTGCTACCATCCTGGCCGTGGGAACGAACGGGTTCGTCGTGCCGAACGATCTCGGGCAGGGCGGTATAGCCGGTCTTTGCGTCGTCGCGTATAGGTTCACGGGAATTCCGGTGGCGTTCCTGTACGGCGCGGTGAACATCCCCATTCTCGTTTTCGGATACTACAAGCTCGGCCGCAGGTTTTGCGAGAAGACCCTCATCGGCGCGGGCCTGTTTACGGCGGCCCTGTACCTGACCCAGCAGGTACAGTTCAAGATGGACGACCTGCTCCTGGCCAGCCTGTACGGTGGGGCCATAGGCGGGTTCGGCTCGGGCCTCATGCTGAGGGTAGGCGGCACCTCAGGCGGCATGGACATCCTCGCCTTCTACCTGAAGCGACACCACGGCATATCGCTGACGGCCACGTACACGATCGCGGATGTGGCGATCCTCTCGATCGTCGGGCTCACCATGGGGGCCAATACGGCCCTGTACGCGCTGATAATAACGTTTCTGGGCGGCAAGGTCGCCGAGTACATACAGGAGGGCCTGTCCAGGGCCAAGGCAGCCATTATCATCTCGGATCGGGCGGAGGAGATAGCCGGGGTGATAATGGGTGACCTCTCGCGAGGTGTCACGTACCTCAGCGGGTGGGGGGCCTATACCTCCACGGAGAAGAAGGTCATACTTGCCGCACTCAACATAAGAGAGATCAGCAGGCTCAAGCGAGTCATTCAGCAGGTCGACCCGCGCGCCTTCGTGATCGTCACAGACGTAGCGGAGGTGCTCGGTGAGGGATTCGGAGGGGGTTTGATCTGATGTCCAGCGGTCCAGGAGAAGTGCTGTACCTGTCTTACGCCGACGTGGAGCGGGCCGGGATGACCATGAGAGAGGTAGTCGACGCGGTAGAGGCGGCGTTTATCGAGAAGGGCAGCGGTCGCGCCGAAGTCCCTCCGAAACCGGGTATCCATACGCAGCCGGACTCGTTCATTCACGCCATGCCCGCGTATTTGCCCAACCTCGGGGTCGCTGGGATGAAATGGGTGAGCGGGTACCCCGAGAACTACAAGTTGGACCTCCCCTACATCACGGGCCTGTTGATACTGAACGACATGCGGACGGGCGTGCCGCTCTGCGTG
This DNA window, taken from Bacillota bacterium, encodes the following:
- the thiD gene encoding bifunctional hydroxymethylpyrimidine kinase/phosphomethylpyrimidine kinase; its protein translation is MSSIPRAMTIAGSDSGGGAGIQADLKTFTVLGVYGTSVIVALTAQNTLGVTGIHAVPPEFAEAQLVAVLEDIGTDALKTGMLANAEIVRVVARVLRRHRESQKGLANLVVDPVMVSKSGHALLEREACTALRSDLLPLAMVVTPNLFEAEVLTGERVGDMDEMRRAAALIHGMGPRYVVVKGGHLGGPAVDLMFDGNGFVEFRHDRIETRNTHGTGCTYSAAIAAFLARGLEPVEAVREAKEYVTAAIRGALDIGGGHGPTNHMAWKEWGRGPCR
- the thiM gene encoding hydroxyethylthiazole kinase, translating into MGERAVPLNPAETCAKLLNDVRSARPLVHNITNWVVTNITANVTLAVGASPVMAHAVEEAADMVRCANALVLNIGTLTPDIVRAMVSAGKQANSLGIPVVLDPVGVGATPLRTDSARRILGEVRVSILRGNAAEIGILGGLGGEIKGVDSCGGTADPEILASTVAKAFGCVTAVTGPTDFVSDGRRLARVDNGHSLLTCVTGTGCMATSVTGAFAAVTGDYLWAATAALACYGLAAEIAASECAGPGSFQVALIDSIYNLTPALVCRRARVTVSD
- the thiL gene encoding thiamine-phosphate kinase, producing the protein MRVGEIGEFGLIDRWMRSIRPDGRNAIVGIGDDAAVLEFPPGRVLVATCDMMVEGVHFILPVISPEQLGIKAMAMNLSDLAAMNARPLYALVSVGLKHDLEVEFVDRLYKGLTETALRHGCQIVGGDTVNSPLAFMVDVFLMGDAERGKTTLRSGARPGDLIMVTGTVGGSAAGLDLLLAANARGAQPAGEVGTTNALAGISHGAYSEVVTAHLEPRPRLPESRAISAAGGASAAIDISDGLANEVNHLARLSGVEMVVDASSIPLGDATREVARAMGKDPLDYALFGGEDYELCFTVRPELVEKVMRSVRDETGTPVSVIGRVFEGRGAWIIRNGRRETLGARAYDHFRSTTGPRGEG
- a CDS encoding YitT family protein, which produces MKELLWLAAGATILAVGTNGFVVPNDLGQGGIAGLCVVAYRFTGIPVAFLYGAVNIPILVFGYYKLGRRFCEKTLIGAGLFTAALYLTQQVQFKMDDLLLASLYGGAIGGFGSGLMLRVGGTSGGMDILAFYLKRHHGISLTATYTIADVAILSIVGLTMGANTALYALIITFLGGKVAEYIQEGLSRAKAAIIISDRAEEIAGVIMGDLSRGVTYLSGWGAYTSTEKKVILAALNIREISRLKRVIQQVDPRAFVIVTDVAEVLGEGFGGGLI
- the thiE gene encoding thiamine phosphate synthase, with amino-acid sequence MKSGAVRGKSGGDRLERLARFLPLYVITDRDLSCGRPEQDVVREAIDGGATAIQLRGKKMSGLEMYRMAVALRDITARHGVLFIVNDRLDVALATEADGVHLGQEDIPARCALEVMDRYARAGRLAPGAWPGRMVLGISVENVAQAVAAENYGADYLGAGPAWATTTKTDAVAPIGPEGIKTICSSVRIPVVAIGGISHANAGRLATTGIAGVAVVSAVVSAADVRGAARSLYEVVSAAPPWRAIPPGGEAG
- a CDS encoding site-specific DNA-methyltransferase, with protein sequence MKAQVGVWQFTYERRDVRDKSVHPATFPISLARRCIDLFTHRGELVLDPFVGSGTTLVAARDAGRNAVGIDLNPGYVDLCCRRLAAEPASGDCRQVAVCADARDTALYVRPSTVALLLTSPPYANLLNRRRRNKSRRGDLRKNTQYGRVEQYSQDPRDLGTLGIEDYSTAISAIFGAMLPLLKPRAHCVVNVPDIWWENTRVTVHVSLINCLRDVGYELRNVIIWDRTNIVNRIGIFGWPSNYITMGVTFEYLLDFWKTG